Proteins encoded by one window of Rhineura floridana isolate rRhiFlo1 chromosome 9, rRhiFlo1.hap2, whole genome shotgun sequence:
- the PCGF1 gene encoding polycomb group RING finger protein 1 isoform X2 → MRGGGDSARARGGGARLGPAPRGRVKEEEVKVKMKELNEHVVCFLCAGYFIDATTITECLHTFCKSCIVKYLQTSKYCPMCSTKIHETQPLLNLKLDRVMQDIVYKLVPGLQESEERRIREFYQSRGLERVSQPSNDDPASDRVGLPYTTFDHSRAHYYRFDEHVLLCLEKQSAGKEKSKHILQHKYVRCSVRAQIRHLRRVLCCRLELALQHVQVLFNNEVLPDHMTLKQLWLSRWFGKPAPLLLHYSVKEKRR, encoded by the exons ATGCGCGGAGGCGGAGACAGCGCGCGTGCACGAGGGGGCGGGGCCAGACTTGGTCCAGCGCCCAGGGGCCGAGTTAAGGAG GAGGAGGTGAAAGTGAAGATGAAGGAGCTGAATGAGCACGTTGTATGCTTCCTTTGCGCTGGATACTTCATAGATGCCACCACCATCACAGAATGCCTCCACACCT TTTGCAAGAGCTGCATCGTGAAGTACCTGCAGACCAGCAAGTACTGCCCCATGTGCAGCACCAAGATCCACGAGACGCAGCCGCTTCTCAACCTCAAGCTCGACCGCGTCATGCAAGATATTGTCTACAAGCTGGTGCCTGGCCTGCAAGAGA GTGAGGAGAGGAGGATCCGAGAGTTCTACCAGTCCCGAGGCCTGGAGCGCGTGAGCCAGCCCAGCAATGACg ACCCTGCCTCTGACCGTGTGGGTCTGCCCTACACCACCTTCGACCACTCACGCGCTCACTACTATCGCTTTGATGAGCATGTCTTGCTGTGTCTGGAGAAACAGAG TGCGGGGAAAGAGAAGAGTAAGCACATCCTGCAG cACAAATACGTTCGCTGCTCTGTACGGGCCCAGATCCGCCACCTCCGCCGGGTTCTCTGCTGCCGGTTAGAGCTGGCCCTGCAACAT GTGCAGGTGCTGTTTAACAATGAGGTGCTCCCAGATCACATGACCCTGAAGCAGCTGTGGCTCTCCCGCTGGTTTGGAAAG CCCGCGCCTCTGCTGTTGCACTACAGCGTGAAGGAGAAGAGGAGGTAG
- the PCGF1 gene encoding polycomb group RING finger protein 1 isoform X1 translates to MASPSQGGPMAIAMRLRNQLQAVYKMDPLRNEEEVKVKMKELNEHVVCFLCAGYFIDATTITECLHTFCKSCIVKYLQTSKYCPMCSTKIHETQPLLNLKLDRVMQDIVYKLVPGLQESEERRIREFYQSRGLERVSQPSNDDPASDRVGLPYTTFDHSRAHYYRFDEHVLLCLEKQSAGKEKSKHILQHKYVRCSVRAQIRHLRRVLCCRLELALQHVQVLFNNEVLPDHMTLKQLWLSRWFGKPAPLLLHYSVKEKRR, encoded by the exons ATGGCGTCTCCTTCTCAGGGGGGCCCGATGGCGATCGCGATGCGGCTCCGGAACCAGCTCCAGGCCGTCTACAAGATGGACCCGCTCCGCAATGAG GAGGAGGTGAAAGTGAAGATGAAGGAGCTGAATGAGCACGTTGTATGCTTCCTTTGCGCTGGATACTTCATAGATGCCACCACCATCACAGAATGCCTCCACACCT TTTGCAAGAGCTGCATCGTGAAGTACCTGCAGACCAGCAAGTACTGCCCCATGTGCAGCACCAAGATCCACGAGACGCAGCCGCTTCTCAACCTCAAGCTCGACCGCGTCATGCAAGATATTGTCTACAAGCTGGTGCCTGGCCTGCAAGAGA GTGAGGAGAGGAGGATCCGAGAGTTCTACCAGTCCCGAGGCCTGGAGCGCGTGAGCCAGCCCAGCAATGACg ACCCTGCCTCTGACCGTGTGGGTCTGCCCTACACCACCTTCGACCACTCACGCGCTCACTACTATCGCTTTGATGAGCATGTCTTGCTGTGTCTGGAGAAACAGAG TGCGGGGAAAGAGAAGAGTAAGCACATCCTGCAG cACAAATACGTTCGCTGCTCTGTACGGGCCCAGATCCGCCACCTCCGCCGGGTTCTCTGCTGCCGGTTAGAGCTGGCCCTGCAACAT GTGCAGGTGCTGTTTAACAATGAGGTGCTCCCAGATCACATGACCCTGAAGCAGCTGTGGCTCTCCCGCTGGTTTGGAAAG CCCGCGCCTCTGCTGTTGCACTACAGCGTGAAGGAGAAGAGGAGGTAG
- the PCGF1 gene encoding polycomb group RING finger protein 1 isoform X3: MKELNEHVVCFLCAGYFIDATTITECLHTFCKSCIVKYLQTSKYCPMCSTKIHETQPLLNLKLDRVMQDIVYKLVPGLQESEERRIREFYQSRGLERVSQPSNDDPASDRVGLPYTTFDHSRAHYYRFDEHVLLCLEKQSAGKEKSKHILQHKYVRCSVRAQIRHLRRVLCCRLELALQHVQVLFNNEVLPDHMTLKQLWLSRWFGKPAPLLLHYSVKEKRR, encoded by the exons ATGAAGGAGCTGAATGAGCACGTTGTATGCTTCCTTTGCGCTGGATACTTCATAGATGCCACCACCATCACAGAATGCCTCCACACCT TTTGCAAGAGCTGCATCGTGAAGTACCTGCAGACCAGCAAGTACTGCCCCATGTGCAGCACCAAGATCCACGAGACGCAGCCGCTTCTCAACCTCAAGCTCGACCGCGTCATGCAAGATATTGTCTACAAGCTGGTGCCTGGCCTGCAAGAGA GTGAGGAGAGGAGGATCCGAGAGTTCTACCAGTCCCGAGGCCTGGAGCGCGTGAGCCAGCCCAGCAATGACg ACCCTGCCTCTGACCGTGTGGGTCTGCCCTACACCACCTTCGACCACTCACGCGCTCACTACTATCGCTTTGATGAGCATGTCTTGCTGTGTCTGGAGAAACAGAG TGCGGGGAAAGAGAAGAGTAAGCACATCCTGCAG cACAAATACGTTCGCTGCTCTGTACGGGCCCAGATCCGCCACCTCCGCCGGGTTCTCTGCTGCCGGTTAGAGCTGGCCCTGCAACAT GTGCAGGTGCTGTTTAACAATGAGGTGCTCCCAGATCACATGACCCTGAAGCAGCTGTGGCTCTCCCGCTGGTTTGGAAAG CCCGCGCCTCTGCTGTTGCACTACAGCGTGAAGGAGAAGAGGAGGTAG